The Undibacterium cyanobacteriorum genomic sequence CCGTGGCAAATATTTTTACTACACTCGTACCGTTGCAGGTAAGCAGTACGGCATTAGTTGCCGTCGCTTGGCTGACGCCAATATGAACTACGATGAAAAAGCGCCTGAAGAAATTTTGTTAGATCAAAATGAATTGGCTAAGCCACACAAATTCTTTATGGTGGCTGGCACATCTGTGAGCCCAGATGATCGTTATTTGGCCTACCTGACCGACACCACGGGTTTCCGCCAATTTAAACTGCAAATCAAAGACCTGAAAACCGGCGAACTCTTGAGTGATACAGCAGAACGTGTGACCAGCATGGCTTGGGCTTCGGATAATAAGACTATGTTCTTCGTTCAGGAAGACCCGACGACAAAGCGCTCCGATCGATTGTTCCGTTTACAGTTAGGCACTGCGGCCAAAGAAATTTATCAAGAGAAGGTCGAGCAATTCGGCATCGGCGTCGGCACCACGCACGATCGTAAATTCATCACCTTGGTGGCTTACGCGACTGACACCAGCGAACAATGGATCATTCCCGCCGACAAACCACAGGCCGAATTTAAGTCCGTTCTGGGTCGCACGAAAGGCCACCGCTATAGTGTGGATCATCGTGACGGCATGCTCTACATCCGCACCAACAAAGATGCAAAGAACTTCAAACTAGTCGTAGCGCCAGTCGCGAAGCCTGACAGCAAACACTGGAAAGAAATCGTTAAACACGATTCAAAAGTATTGTTGAACAATGTCGAAGTTTTCCGCGACTATCTGGCGGTCACCGAGAAAACCAATGCACTGAGCCGCACTCGCATCTTCAATTTCAAAACCAAGCAATGGAAATCGGTTGAATTCAACGACGAAGTGTATTTGGCGGGTAGTGCTGGCACGCCAGAATTTACTTCACAAAAACTCCGTATGTCCTACCAATCACCAACCACGCCATCGATGATCATGGACGTTGATATGGCGACGGGTCAACGCACTGTGTTGAAGCAAAACGAGGTCGTTGGCGGCTACGATGCTAGCAAATACGAAGCGAAACGCTTGTGGGCAACTGCAAAAGATGGTGTCAAAGTTCCGCTGTGGGCCGTATACAAAAAAGGTGTCAAATTCGACGGCACTGCACCTACATTGCTGTACTCCTACGGTAGTTACGGAATTCCAACCGAAGCGGGCTTCTCTTTGAGCCGCCTGAGTTTGCTCGATCGCGGCGTGATATACGTGCAAGCCCATATTCGCGGTGGCAATGACCTTGGCGAACAATGGCACGAAGATGGCATGCTAATGAAGAAGAAAAACACCTTCACCGACTTCATCGCAGCGGCAGAATTTTTGATTCAAGAGAAATGGACGAGCAAAGATCGCCTGATCATCCAAGGTGGCAGTGCTGGTGGTTTGTTAATGGGTGCCGTGGTCAATATGCGCCCAGATCTTTTCAAGGCAGTTCATGCAGCGGTGCCATTTGTCGATGTGATGAATACCATGATGGATGCCAGCTTACCGCTCACCACAGGTGAATACCTCGAGTGGGGTAATCCGAATGAAAAGCCTGCCTATGACTACATGCGCAGCTATTCACCCTACGACAATATCGAAAAGAAAGCCTACCCATCGATGCTCGTGACCACTGGCCTGAATGACAGTCAGGTGATGTATTGGGAGCCAGCGAAATATGTGGCCAAGTTGCGTACCTTCAAAACGGATAATAATCCCCTGCTTTTGAAAGTGAATATGGCTGCAGGTCATGGTGGCGCTTCTGGACGTTACGATGCATTGAAAGAGAATGCCTTCATCTACGCTTGGATGTTCTCGCAATGGGGCATTAAGGAGTAAGTCTTCCACAAACTAGCGAATCAAAAAAAAAATCGCCTCGACATCTGAACCGACCGTAATGTGAAAATTCAACTTCCGGGACTCGTTCAGATTGCGAGGCGTTTTTATTTGAGTGCTGACACCATAGTCGTATCGATATTTGCAAAAGGCGGCACGATACAATTCAAGACAATATCTTGATCATCATCTAATCGTTGGTCGTATAGAACGTCACGCGATTACCAAATGGATCATTGATAGTCATTTCACGCGAGCCCCACGGCATATCCTGGCAAGCCGGCCGCGCATTCCGATATTTCTTTTCGTTCAAACTCAAACACAAGGCGTCAACGTCATCGACCGCGATTCGGATATGCGCGCCCGGCGCTGCATCGCCGAAATGCTCAGATAAATGCAAAGTACAGTTTCCCTTCATAAGTCCCAGGTAGAGCGGCGTGTTCGCTTCGAAACGATGTTCAAACACAATCTCAAATTCAAGAAAATCGATATAAAAGGCGCGTGCCAACGCTTCATCAAAACTACGAAAAATGGGTGTCATCGAATTGAACATGATTGCTCCTTACTTTTTATTCCAAACCTGCCACAAACCAAACAAAATCGTGTTCGCCAATAGCAAGCAAATGGCTGAACTACTCCACCAAAATAAGTCTGAATTGCCTTTAAAAAACGGCCTTAAGAACGGAAAGCACAATGCTCTCATCAATAGGACGAGTGCGAAAACCAGCACTACGTAACGCATCCACATTGAATCTTTTGCCAAGCCCGATAAGGCGGCGCACAGATAAGCAAAAAAACACAGAACGCATCCAACAAGCACCGCCATCACCATGGGCTGTGGATGTCCACTTTCCGCCAGTTGCGCCACCTGTTCTCCTGCACCAAGCAATCGAAACAACGGTGCCCCCCAAATGAGGCAAGCAAAATGTAAGCAAGCTGCAACCACGCAAAACAAAGCGGCCAATACAAGTGAAAGCTGAAGGTGAGCGATTCGAGGCATACAAAGACTTTCTGAAAACTGGGGCATAGATGCAAATTATGGCATGCAAAGCTTCAAAATCGAGTTACTGGTGTGTTTTCTCTTGATTGGGCGATTAGCTGACTAGCTGATTAACCGAAGATTTTGAGTACGAATCATCAACACCGCAGATGCGCATCATGACCTCATCGATACTCTGGAATTTAGCAAACGGTGGTTCTTGGTAAATTTTACCTATCTATTTCGCTATTCAGGTCTATCAAATCCCTCTACACTCTCCGCTTCGAAATGCATTTTGTGTCAACCATCACGCCAGTTAATTTAGGAAACAATCATGAAACATTTTGTGATTCTTTTGATTCTGATCCTTGCCTCTTACGGTCTATGGCACCTCACGTCGCCGCTGATACGTCGAGAAGCAACTCATGCCTTGCATCGACACGGTCTCAGAATTCTCGCAGTCATTGCAGTTTTAGTCGGTCTTTTGGTATTTGCCTATTTTGTACCTGCCCTACGTTTAATTTAATAGAGGAAAAATATGAACAACAACATCAAATATCTTCGTTCACTTGGCATTATTACGCTTGCAGCCATGTTTAGTGCTTGCACCCAAATTGATACCGGTAATGTGGGCGTCGAGCGCACCCTCGGCAATGTCGGCAAAGACGCGTTGCCACCGGGCGTCTACTTCACGTTATTTAAAACAGTCGATGAATTCACCGCTAAAGAAGTCAGTTTCCAATTACAAGACATGACTCCCAAGAGCCGCGACAACTTAACCATGAAAGATGTCGATATCGATATTTATTTCAAAGTCATGCCTGCCTCAGTTCCGGGCTTGTATACCAAGTACCAAGGTGATGTCGTCAAGCACAAACAGGTCGTCAAAGATGGCACTTCGGACTTAGTGATGGCTTACAATCGCGTTTCGCGTGAAGCACGTGAATCCGTATATAAGTCAGTGGCATTGCTTGATGCTACGACGATGCATACAAAACGTGCCGAGCTGGCAGAAATGGTTCGCGCAACTTTACAAGCTGAACTTGATGCCAACGACAAAGGGGCATTCTTGATCACCGCAGTCAACGTTCGCAATCTGCTGACTGATCCGGCAATTGAAGCAGCGATTCGTCAACGTGCCGAAACTGATCAAGCAATTCAAAAGAAACTGAAAGAAGTCGAACTGGCTCGTGCTGAAGCAGAAAGACTGATCGTTCAAGCCGAAGGTGAAGCGAAAGCGAATCGGATCATTAGCGAGTCTTTAACACCAGCACTCAAAGAAATCCGCTTAGCTGAAATCCAACGCGACACTGCACTCGCCATCGCCAACAAACCCGGCAACACCGTTCTCATGGGACATAGCACACCGCTGGTCAATGTGAACAAGTAAAACCCTGCTATCCCATCGCGAAATCACGAGTGATGCAGTCTGTGATCGACGTCGCTAGCGAATCTTAAAAGCAACTTATCACAACAAAAAACAAATGGCGCCTAACAAGGCGCCATTTTCTTTGTCGATCAACAAACTCTCATATCACCAAACGAAGTGTCAAAATTTTTGACCCCCTACTCTGACAAAGCGCCACAACTAGATGTGGCGTGCTTCAATTAAGATGGTTTGACCTGCCCTACCGTTTCTCCAGGAATGAGGACGGGTTGCCACAATACTTGCAGTTGTTCGGGTGGCGTCCCTGCTTGGAGTGCCAGTAGCATTTCGATCATTTTGGCGCCGGCACGATCGGGATGCGGTTGATCGATTGTGGTCACGTTGTAACCCGCCAAAGAATCCTCCATTTTGCCCCACACGATAATGGACATTTGTTCACCGATTTTGACGCCCGCATCAAGCAAAGCTCGCATGGCGCCCACACCAGACATGTGGTTATCGACGATGACTGCACTCGGTGGTGTCTCGCTAGCGAGGATTTTTTGCATCGCGAGATAGCCACTGCGTCTATCATTCGTATTTTCGATTAAATGGCGAGGATTGGGGTTTAAGCCTGCAGCTTGGGTCGCTTTGCCAAAGCTAGCAAAACGTTGACGTGCGAAGTTCATATCCAGTGGTGCGCTAATCAGACCGATGCGTTGATGTCCGTGCGCCAGCAAATGCTCAACCGCGATGCGCATGCCGGCTTCATTATCGTAATCAAACCACGCATGCGGTTCATTCACGCTGGTGCGGCCATGCGCAATAAACGGCAAACCCTGCTTGGCCAAATAAGCAATACGCTCATCGTACAAATGAGTGCGGCCCACGATCAGGCCATCGACACGACGTTCTTTGACAATATGTTCGTAGGCGCGCAGTTCGTTCACCGGAGAAACTGGAGCCATAATCAAGTCCATCTGGCGTTCTTCCAATGCCTCGACCATGCCACCGACGATTTGCATGAACATAGGATCAGCTAAATCGTTCGGGCTGAGAGGGTGAATAATACCGACCACGTTGGTACGTCCCGAGGCTAAACTTCGCGCCATAGGATTTGGTCGATAACCGAACTCTTCAGCGGCGGCCAATACTCGTTGGCGAGTGCGTTCGCTGACTTCCGGATAACCATTCAAGGCACGGCTGACGGTCGTTTCCGAGATTCCCAATTGTTGCGCGAGGCTTTTCAGGTTCATTTGAGCTTAATTGATGCAATCTATCAGAATGACAAACACAAAGCGTGCAGTGTAAAGCCTGACGCCACCTATGACAAGATTTGACGGTTCAGGTGCCGATCGAGGCGCCCCACCCTGCTCACAACTTGCGACATCTTTCAGACCTGCTTATTCGGACCAAACACTGATCCCCTTCTTGATCAAGCCCTCTCAACGAGCGCTTAAGTCATACGTTGCTCACATCCAAATTCGCTACCAGGCCAGTGTCATGCGGCTAGGTTTACCAGCTTGTTCGAGCACATGCAATTGCATGACTTTCGTTTGCGCATCCCACTGGAAAGTTTGGCTTTGGCCATTCAGCTTCACTGCACGGGGCGCGTTTTCAATATGGTGCAACACCAGCGTTGTCTGCCGCGTTTGTCTTAATTTTTCGGGCACTGCTTTACCTAAGCTCGGTTTGATTTCGATATGAAGCTCTTTTGCTTTCGCATCGAACTGCGCTTTAAATTGACTCAGGCGATATTGTCCTCGTTCCCACGCCTGACGCGTCAAGCCATCATCTTCGTATAGGCTGGCCTGACTACTCTTCACACTCTGATCATGATAGTAATGCAGCTCCAAGCGACTACCATCATCCCATTGCGTGCTTTGCAGATGCAAATCAGCGGGCAACAAAGGAATCAAAGCTCCAGCTCTGACAAAGGTTGGAATATGCTCCGGCACTAATTGAAGGTCGGTCGAACTCCCGCCCAAGTAAATCTGATCGGTGTAAAAGTCGAACCAATTCGTATCTTTCGGGAACTGAATTTGTGCTGTTTTTTGACCTGGATTCGTCACTGGCTGGACTAAGAAATCTTGACCCCACAAATAACTACTCGCATGCTTTTGCAATTGAGGATTGTAGGGCTCGTTAAACATCAGTGGGCGCATCAATGGCATGCCAGTCTGGCTATTTTCAAAGGCCAAGCTATAGTTGTACGGCAGCATACGATAGCGCAGCTCAATCGCTTGGCGCGCCAAACCCTTCGCGTTTGACGAACGGAAAATCGGCTCTGAAGGAACTTCTTCTTGTGCATGTGGACGGAAGACCGGTTGGAACACTCCGTACTGCAACCACCGCGCATACAGCTCATCATCTAAATTGGCACCGGCAAAGCCGCCCAAATCAGAATGCATGTAAGCCAAACCTTGCATACCCATTTGCAAGGCAATTTCCATTTGGCTGCGTAATCCGCCCCAAGTGCGATTGACGTCACCAGACCACGGAATCAAACCGAAGCGCTGCGAACCAGCGGCACCGGATCGCATCAAAATGAATGGCCGGGTCTGCGGAAAATCTTTCGCATAGCCTTCCGCAACCAAGCGCGCCCATTCATGTCCATATACGTTGTGCACCTGATCAGCCGATGCGCCTTGATGTTGTAGCGCGCTTGGATGCACTTCGGGTTCACCTAAGTCACCCCACACCCCAGCGGCGCCTTGATTGGCCAGATCTTTGTAGATATTCCAAAACCATGTACGGGCTTCAGGTTTGAAGACATCAATTAATCCGGTGTTACCGAAGTAAAAATCGTAGGTGAACGGTTTCGCCTGAGCATCGGTTGCGAGGATGCCTTTTTGCACCGCTTCTTGCCAGCGTTGTGAAGTAGTGAGAATAAAGGGTTCAGTAATCAGCACGGTTTTCACACCCTGCTGAGCGAAGTCCGCCATCATGCCGCGCGGATTTTTGAAATTATCGGGATCAAAAGCAAGATTGCCCATCGTTCCCTTAATGTCTTTGCCGAACCAATATAGATCAAAAATAATCGCATCGACTGGGATTTTTTCGGCACGGAATTGATCCACCACCTTACGTGCTTCATCTTCGGTGTGATAGCCGAAACGGCTGGCGAAGTTACCAAAGGCCCAACGCGGCGGCAATGGTTGTTTGCCGGTCAGCCCCACATAATTTTGAACCAAGTCCGACCAAGTCTTACCAGCGATGATGTGATAGGTTTTGCGCCCACCGATCGTATCGTAATTCAAACTATTATCGTGTTGGCTATCAAGATCAAGATGTCCGATCGCGGCATTATCAAAATGCAGAGCATACAGTTTGGATGAAAATACCAAAGGGATGCTGTAATTCATCTGCTGTGAACGTTCTTCGTAACCGTAATGCGCCTTATTGTAGAGTGGCAAGCGATTGCCACGTCTATCCATACCGAGCGCGCGCGCACCTCCACCATACAGTGCCTCTTGCGCATCCAGATTAAAACTCAAGCGTTCGCGATTTCGCGTCAAATTAGGATCAGCAAAGTCTTGCTTCTCACGAATTGTTTGATAGCCCAACTTTTCTGAAGTCAGCGCTTTATCGCGGTAGTAGTAACGAATTTGAAAAGGATTCTTACGTACTTCGACGCGCAAACCCTCGCTTGCATATTCAATCTGCGTGCCACTCTGTTTAAACTTTAGTTTGGTCTTCTGCGGCTTCTTTACCACTGCAAACGACTGTGCTGTGAGCGCTGATGAAACTGGAATCGATCCATCCGCTGCGAGCTCTGCACGTGGGAAGAAACTGGTCTCGAACACTTCATTCGAATACGGCGTGATACGGATGACACCATCATTGGTCTTGATTTCTAGTCGATCTTT encodes the following:
- a CDS encoding S9 family peptidase yields the protein MLKKLPLIGIAAVINSVFILSAQAQTSTSSTMQTSIPTPPIAAKAQWSEVRHGETVTDDYRWLHKKEDPKVIDYLNAENAYTEAMTADIKTLADKLFNETKGRMKETDLSVPVRRGKYFYYTRTVAGKQYGISCRRLADANMNYDEKAPEEILLDQNELAKPHKFFMVAGTSVSPDDRYLAYLTDTTGFRQFKLQIKDLKTGELLSDTAERVTSMAWASDNKTMFFVQEDPTTKRSDRLFRLQLGTAAKEIYQEKVEQFGIGVGTTHDRKFITLVAYATDTSEQWIIPADKPQAEFKSVLGRTKGHRYSVDHRDGMLYIRTNKDAKNFKLVVAPVAKPDSKHWKEIVKHDSKVLLNNVEVFRDYLAVTEKTNALSRTRIFNFKTKQWKSVEFNDEVYLAGSAGTPEFTSQKLRMSYQSPTTPSMIMDVDMATGQRTVLKQNEVVGGYDASKYEAKRLWATAKDGVKVPLWAVYKKGVKFDGTAPTLLYSYGSYGIPTEAGFSLSRLSLLDRGVIYVQAHIRGGNDLGEQWHEDGMLMKKKNTFTDFIAAAEFLIQEKWTSKDRLIIQGGSAGGLLMGAVVNMRPDLFKAVHAAVPFVDVMNTMMDASLPLTTGEYLEWGNPNEKPAYDYMRSYSPYDNIEKKAYPSMLVTTGLNDSQVMYWEPAKYVAKLRTFKTDNNPLLLKVNMAAGHGGASGRYDALKENAFIYAWMFSQWGIKE
- a CDS encoding glyoxalase superfamily protein; its protein translation is MFNSMTPIFRSFDEALARAFYIDFLEFEIVFEHRFEANTPLYLGLMKGNCTLHLSEHFGDAAPGAHIRIAVDDVDALCLSLNEKKYRNARPACQDMPWGSREMTINDPFGNRVTFYTTND
- a CDS encoding SPFH domain-containing protein; the protein is MNNNIKYLRSLGIITLAAMFSACTQIDTGNVGVERTLGNVGKDALPPGVYFTLFKTVDEFTAKEVSFQLQDMTPKSRDNLTMKDVDIDIYFKVMPASVPGLYTKYQGDVVKHKQVVKDGTSDLVMAYNRVSREARESVYKSVALLDATTMHTKRAELAEMVRATLQAELDANDKGAFLITAVNVRNLLTDPAIEAAIRQRAETDQAIQKKLKEVELARAEAERLIVQAEGEAKANRIISESLTPALKEIRLAEIQRDTALAIANKPGNTVLMGHSTPLVNVNK
- a CDS encoding LacI family DNA-binding transcriptional regulator, whose product is MNLKSLAQQLGISETTVSRALNGYPEVSERTRQRVLAAAEEFGYRPNPMARSLASGRTNVVGIIHPLSPNDLADPMFMQIVGGMVEALEERQMDLIMAPVSPVNELRAYEHIVKERRVDGLIVGRTHLYDERIAYLAKQGLPFIAHGRTSVNEPHAWFDYDNEAGMRIAVEHLLAHGHQRIGLISAPLDMNFARQRFASFGKATQAAGLNPNPRHLIENTNDRRSGYLAMQKILASETPPSAVIVDNHMSGVGAMRALLDAGVKIGEQMSIIVWGKMEDSLAGYNVTTIDQPHPDRAGAKMIEMLLALQAGTPPEQLQVLWQPVLIPGETVGQVKPS
- a CDS encoding glycoside hydrolase family 31 protein, whose translation is MVLQSIESSSVMEMKVQMKLNNLMSQSDVNSGLKRNEHREMVLAIGRSRKSNAAVSFSVMALSLSVLFSEHSHAQNVERRFESVQQHKDRLEIKTNDGVIRITPYSNEVFETSFFPRAELAADGSIPVSSALTAQSFAVVKKPQKTKLKFKQSGTQIEYASEGLRVEVRKNPFQIRYYYRDKALTSEKLGYQTIREKQDFADPNLTRNRERLSFNLDAQEALYGGGARALGMDRRGNRLPLYNKAHYGYEERSQQMNYSIPLVFSSKLYALHFDNAAIGHLDLDSQHDNSLNYDTIGGRKTYHIIAGKTWSDLVQNYVGLTGKQPLPPRWAFGNFASRFGYHTEDEARKVVDQFRAEKIPVDAIIFDLYWFGKDIKGTMGNLAFDPDNFKNPRGMMADFAQQGVKTVLITEPFILTTSQRWQEAVQKGILATDAQAKPFTYDFYFGNTGLIDVFKPEARTWFWNIYKDLANQGAAGVWGDLGEPEVHPSALQHQGASADQVHNVYGHEWARLVAEGYAKDFPQTRPFILMRSGAAGSQRFGLIPWSGDVNRTWGGLRSQMEIALQMGMQGLAYMHSDLGGFAGANLDDELYARWLQYGVFQPVFRPHAQEEVPSEPIFRSSNAKGLARQAIELRYRMLPYNYSLAFENSQTGMPLMRPLMFNEPYNPQLQKHASSYLWGQDFLVQPVTNPGQKTAQIQFPKDTNWFDFYTDQIYLGGSSTDLQLVPEHIPTFVRAGALIPLLPADLHLQSTQWDDGSRLELHYYHDQSVKSSQASLYEDDGLTRQAWERGQYRLSQFKAQFDAKAKELHIEIKPSLGKAVPEKLRQTRQTTLVLHHIENAPRAVKLNGQSQTFQWDAQTKVMQLHVLEQAGKPSRMTLAW